One Coffea arabica cultivar ET-39 chromosome 5c, Coffea Arabica ET-39 HiFi, whole genome shotgun sequence DNA window includes the following coding sequences:
- the LOC113718182 gene encoding uncharacterized protein encodes MYGVKFAVICEPKTDVSKIDFIRMRLAFDSVIKNLSGDNWVCYCTPFSYSVVGNSSQHISLSIQHPLLPGPVIFSFVHAKCSLDKRRELWQNLLVDKPRSLPWCIGRDFNVIMAPHEKRGGRSVGVQEGVELMSFMEAAGVFDVGFSGANFMWCNNRRGRAKILKRLDRVLINGECAKVFSIVSVEHLARNPSDHAPLQISFATRLDNKLRPFRFLDVWTSKADLLEVIRGAWDRPVNGAPLRVLCLKLMATRRAIQEWNKHIFGNIFDAVQVAEAAVRRVEIEVEGNTSEVAQGGLYKAQADLSQALFIEEQFWSHKARVRWLHSGDQNSKFFHVVVKQRRVQSAYRIKDSQGSWVEKDEDVANEAIAFFSDRFSEPTGPVPDMLHLISRLIMEEENKTLKEVPSIEEAQRVIFAMDRESTAGLDELTGKFFTFS; translated from the coding sequence ATGTATGGTGTTAAGTTTGCTGTTATTTGTGAGCCCAAAACTGATGTGTCTAAGATTGACTTCATTCGTATGCGTCTAGCATTTGATTCAGTTATTAAAAATTTGTCGGGCGACAACTGGGTTTGTTATTGCACTCCTTTTAGTTATTCAGTTGTAGGTAATTCAAGTCAGCATATTTCCCTATCTATTCAGCATCCCTTGCTTCCTGGTCCTGTTATCTTCTCATTTGTTCATGCCAAATGTTCTTTGGACAAGCGAAGAGAACTATGGCAGAATCTTCTTGTTGATAAGCCTAGATCCCTTCCATGGTGTATTGGAAGGGATTTTAATGTCATTATGGCCCCCCATGAAAAGCGTGGAGGGCGGTCGGTTGGTGTTCAGGAGGGAGTAGAGCTTATGTCTTTTATGGAGGCGGCTGGTGTTTTTGATGTGGGTTTTTCGGGAGCCAACTTTATGTGGTGCAACAATAGGAGAGGCAGAGCTAAAATTTTGAAGCGATTGGATAGAGTGCTAATCAATGGGGAATGCGCTAAGGTCTTTTCCATTGTATCGGTTGAGCATTTAGCAAGAAATCCATCAGATCATGCACCTCTACAGATATCTTTTGCTACTCGCTTAGACAACAAACTGAGGCCGTTTCGGTTCTTGGATGTTTGGACGTCTAAGGCAGACTTGTTGGAAGTAATTAGAGGAGCTTGGGATAGACCAGTGAATGGAGCCCCATTGCGTGTCTTGTGCTTAAAACTAATGGCGACAAGAAGGGCTATCCAAGAGTGGAACAAGCACATTTTTGGCAATATCTTTGATGCAGTTCAGGTGGCAGAGGCTGCGGTTCGAAGGGTTGAAATAGAGGTGGAGGGCAACACCTCTGAGGTGGCGCAAGGTGGACTTTATAAGGCTCAGGCGGACCTAAGCCAAGCGCTGTTCATTGAGGAGCAATTTTGGAGTCATAAGGCTCGAGTGAGGTGGCTTCATAGTGGGGATCAGAATTCTAAGTTTTTTCATGTGGTGGTGAAGCAAAGAAGGGTTCAGAGCGCCTATCGGATTAAAGATTCGCAGGGTTCCTGGGTGGAGAAGGATGAGGACGTAGCAAACGAGGCGATTGCATTCTTCTCGGACCGATTTTCTGAACCTACTGGCCCTGTACCGGATATGCTGCACTTGATTTCCCGTTTGATAATGGAGGAGGAGAATAAGACCTTGAAGGAAGTCCCATCCATAGAGGAGGCTCAACGAGTGATTTTTGCAATGGACAGGGAGAGTACTGCGGGACTGGATGAACTCACGGGTAAGTTCTTCACATTCTCTTAG